In one window of Nocardia brasiliensis DNA:
- a CDS encoding TetR/AcrR family transcriptional regulator, producing MTRAFSGTYRGTSTAERREDRRRRLIDAALDIVGTQGVSALTVRGVCEQAKVGPRFFYEAFPDLDVLAAELLLEVQEAALGRARDAITDTPGSPADKIRAGVAALIIEVTDDPRRAQIIFAQAYSSEALMRSRFAGMRRVAEVIIEQTRLVLALPAGQDTAVAATSQLITGGAAELVLVWLDGGLDVDRDGLIDLVADFAIAMVMRLPDVAQRLYGDSPASP from the coding sequence GTGACCCGAGCATTCAGCGGCACCTACCGCGGCACCTCCACCGCCGAGCGCCGGGAAGATAGGCGCAGGCGGCTGATCGATGCGGCCCTCGACATCGTCGGCACGCAGGGCGTGTCGGCGCTGACTGTGCGCGGGGTCTGCGAGCAGGCCAAGGTCGGGCCCCGCTTCTTCTACGAGGCGTTTCCCGACCTCGACGTGCTCGCCGCCGAACTGCTGCTCGAGGTCCAGGAGGCCGCGCTCGGCCGGGCACGCGACGCGATCACCGACACGCCAGGCTCGCCCGCCGACAAGATCCGCGCGGGCGTGGCCGCGCTGATCATCGAGGTCACCGACGACCCCCGCCGCGCTCAGATCATCTTCGCGCAGGCCTACAGCAGCGAGGCGCTCATGCGCTCGCGGTTCGCGGGCATGCGCCGGGTCGCCGAGGTCATCATCGAACAGACCAGGCTGGTGCTCGCACTGCCCGCAGGGCAGGACACGGCCGTCGCGGCCACCTCGCAGCTGATCACCGGTGGCGCCGCCGAACTCGTCCTGGTGTGGCTCGACGGCGGCCTCGATGTCGACCGCGACGGGTTGATCGACCTGGTGGCCGACTTCGCCATCGCCATGGTCATGCGGCTACCCGATGTCGCCCAGCGCCTCTACGGCGACTCCCCCGCGTCGCCCTGA
- a CDS encoding alpha/beta fold hydrolase: MTPTVPTDAELAASLPGAFTSAHAEVNGTRLHYVTGGRGAPLLLLGGWPQTWWQFRKVLPELALHFEVTAVDLRGMGGSAKPETGYDKKTMARDIHELIAHLGHRSAFVAGHDIGAAVGYHLAANFPASVRRLVTADLGVPDESWQAIPMLPERDEQVAALVGGRGAYPWWFAFNQLHGLPEQLLAQRFRLVIDWLYGHMLLDQAAVEEQARRVYANAYDSPEAIRAGNGWYRTMRQDIADLATYAPVTVPILTLAGEESYPALRQQMSPAKGTDIRVVEVRGSGHYIPEEQPERMVRELIAFFAP; encoded by the coding sequence GTGACTCCGACCGTCCCCACCGACGCCGAACTCGCCGCCTCGCTGCCCGGTGCGTTCACCAGTGCGCACGCCGAGGTCAACGGCACCCGCCTGCACTACGTCACCGGCGGCCGCGGTGCGCCGTTGCTCCTGCTCGGTGGCTGGCCGCAGACCTGGTGGCAGTTCCGGAAAGTGCTGCCGGAATTGGCACTTCACTTCGAGGTCACCGCGGTGGACCTGCGCGGCATGGGCGGCTCGGCCAAACCGGAGACCGGCTATGACAAGAAGACCATGGCGCGCGACATTCACGAGCTGATCGCTCACCTCGGGCATCGGTCCGCGTTCGTCGCAGGCCATGACATCGGAGCTGCCGTCGGCTACCACCTGGCCGCGAACTTCCCCGCGTCGGTGCGCCGACTGGTCACCGCGGATCTGGGGGTGCCCGACGAGTCCTGGCAAGCCATTCCGATGCTGCCGGAGCGCGACGAGCAGGTCGCGGCGCTGGTCGGTGGCCGTGGCGCCTATCCGTGGTGGTTCGCGTTCAATCAGCTGCACGGTTTGCCCGAACAGCTACTGGCACAACGTTTCCGGCTCGTGATCGACTGGCTCTACGGGCACATGCTGCTCGATCAGGCCGCGGTCGAGGAACAGGCGCGGCGCGTCTACGCCAACGCCTACGACTCCCCGGAGGCGATCAGGGCGGGCAACGGCTGGTATCGCACGATGCGCCAGGACATCGCCGACCTCGCCACCTACGCGCCGGTGACCGTGCCCATCCTGACCTTGGCGGGCGAGGAATCCTATCCCGCACTGCGCCAACAGATGTCACCGGCGAAGGGGACTGACATCAGGGTGGTCGAGGTGCGCGGCAGCGGGCACTACATCCCCGAGGAGCAGCCCGAGCGGATGGTGCGTGAGCTGATCGCCTTCTTCGCACCGTAG
- a CDS encoding TetR/AcrR family transcriptional regulator, whose product MGRTKEFDPDAALRTAMELFWRQGYEATSMQDLVDHLKLGRGSIYGAFGGKRELYLKAVERYVEDTRAGLLGQLSVPGSALAAVHAMVRWYAESSLADSARKGCLMTNTAVELPGDEAAGRLVTAGLDTLETVLTSALLRARAQGELAADRDPVALARYLVTLLQGIRVIGKTPVRERYLDDTVEQALRMLR is encoded by the coding sequence GTGGGCAGAACGAAGGAATTCGATCCGGACGCGGCGTTACGCACGGCCATGGAGCTGTTCTGGCGACAGGGCTACGAGGCCACCTCGATGCAGGATCTGGTCGATCACCTGAAGCTGGGTCGCGGCAGTATCTACGGCGCCTTCGGTGGTAAGCGCGAGCTGTATCTCAAAGCGGTGGAACGCTATGTCGAGGACACCAGGGCTGGGTTACTCGGCCAACTCTCGGTCCCCGGTTCGGCGTTGGCGGCCGTGCACGCCATGGTGCGCTGGTATGCGGAGAGCTCGCTCGCCGACTCGGCCCGAAAGGGTTGTCTGATGACCAATACCGCGGTCGAGCTGCCGGGCGACGAGGCGGCGGGCCGGTTGGTGACGGCCGGGCTCGACACTTTGGAAACGGTGCTCACCAGTGCGTTGCTGCGGGCACGCGCGCAGGGGGAACTCGCCGCGGACCGGGATCCGGTCGCGCTGGCGCGCTATCTCGTCACCCTGCTGCAGGGGATTCGGGTGATCGGCAAGACGCCGGTCCGGGAGCGCTACCTCGACGACACTGTCGAGCAGGCGCTGCGCATGCTGCGCTGA